A window of Chaetodon auriga isolate fChaAug3 chromosome 2, fChaAug3.hap1, whole genome shotgun sequence contains these coding sequences:
- the LOC143330560 gene encoding uncharacterized protein LOC143330560 isoform X2, with the protein MKDMAATLLAVMLMMAYICEGALLRKSTAMDFLQKVREKRASECFPGGCSRDVSEAGEMVEGDVGYEESSSMQYNGGASQEEMNYSPGGEAVVEEGSGM; encoded by the exons ATGAAAGACATGGCTGCAACACTGCTGGCTGTGATGCTCATGATGGCCTACATCTGTGAGGGAG CACTGCTGAGAAAATCAACAGCGATGGACTTCCTTCAAAAAGTAAGAGAGAAGCGCGCATCAGAGTGTTTTcctggaggctgcagcagagacgtCAGCGAGGCTGGAGAAATGGTAGAGGGGGATGTAGGATAT GAGGAGAGTTCCAGCATGCAGTATAATGGAGGCGCTTCCCAGGAGGAAATGAACTAT AGCCCTGGAGGGGAGGCTGTGGTGGAGGAAGGATCTGGGATGTAG
- the LOC143330560 gene encoding uncharacterized protein LOC143330560 isoform X1, which produces MKDMAATLLAVMLMMAYICEGALLRKSTAMDFLQKVREKRASECFPGGCSRDVSEAGEMVEGDVGYEESSSMQYNGGASQEEMNYQSPGGEAVVEEGSGM; this is translated from the exons ATGAAAGACATGGCTGCAACACTGCTGGCTGTGATGCTCATGATGGCCTACATCTGTGAGGGAG CACTGCTGAGAAAATCAACAGCGATGGACTTCCTTCAAAAAGTAAGAGAGAAGCGCGCATCAGAGTGTTTTcctggaggctgcagcagagacgtCAGCGAGGCTGGAGAAATGGTAGAGGGGGATGTAGGATAT GAGGAGAGTTCCAGCATGCAGTATAATGGAGGCGCTTCCCAGGAGGAAATGAACTAT CAGAGCCCTGGAGGGGAGGCTGTGGTGGAGGAAGGATCTGGGATGTAG